One Acanthopagrus latus isolate v.2019 chromosome 12, fAcaLat1.1, whole genome shotgun sequence genomic region harbors:
- the LOC119029640 gene encoding 3-hydroxy-3-methylglutaryl-coenzyme A reductase-like, with amino-acid sequence MLARLFRLHGLLVASHPWEVIVGTLALTVCLMSMNSLATSSQMCSWNECPNVEEKVHSSDIIILTVTRCMAIVYIYFQFKNLRQLGSKFILGIAGLFTVFSSFVFSTVVIHFFGKELTGLNEALPFFLLLIDLSKACALAKFALSSNSQEEVRENISQGMAILGPTFTLDALVECLVIGVGTMSGVPQLEIMCCFGCMSVLANYFVFMTFFPACVSLVLELSRESREGRPIWQLSHFARVLAEEEDNKPNPVTQRVKIIMSLGLALVHAHSRLAAEHPGQNRTVEGPIAKRLESAGGTMLPLKLTSMDLEQVITLGLALLLAVKYVFFEQTETESSLSLKSPIISSPPPLKPRVAADCCRRDLPAPKPPNTMNGTLATTSTTSTSSAVSDSRPSPEADTAFRETEAPPAASVDNSHCLPSAADSLAPTPRSPQSSSCSEARTLEECMAILSDPQRGASFLSNKEVMNLVTSRKILNYKLEAVLDTPERGVAIRRDMLSPKLPVRSALASLPYKDYDYSKVMGTCCENVIGYMPVPVGVAGPLLLDEKQFHVPMATTEGCLVASTNRGCRALSMSGGCRSRILADSMTRGPVVRLPSACRAAEVKGWLETSDGFRMIKEAFDHTSRFARLEKLLVSVAGRNLYIRFQSQTGDAMGMNMISKGTEQALQRLQQQYPDVQVLAVSGNYCTDKKSAAINWIMGRGKSAVCEATVPAKVVREVLKSSTAALVELNINKNLVGSAMAGSIGGFNAHAANIVAAIYIACGQDPAQTIGSSNCITQMEAAGPDGEDLYISCSMPSIELGTVGGGTNLAPQQACLQMLGVQGSSSSEPGENARQLARVVCGTVLAGELSLMAALAAGHLVKSHMTHNRSKANLPETNSSEKTA; translated from the exons ATGTTGGCTCGTCTGTTCAGGCTCCACGGCCTGCTGGTGGCCTCCCATCCATGGGAGGTAATAGTGGGTACCCTGGCTCTCACCGTATGCCTGATGTCCATGAACAGCCTGGCAACCAGCAGCCAGATGTGCAGCTGGAACGAGTGCCCCAACGTGGAGGAG AAAGTCCACAGCAGTGATATCATCATCCTAACAGTCACACGCTGCATGGCCATCGTTTACATCTACTTCCAGTTCAAGAACCTGCGACAACTGGGATCCAAATTCATACTGG GTATTGCAGGGTTATTCACAGTATTTTCCAGCTTTGTGTTCAGTACAGTCGTCATCCACTTCTTTGGGAAAGAGCTGACGGGCCTGAA tgaaGCGCTGCCGttctttctccttctcatcGACCTGTCCAAAGCCTGTGCATTGGCCAAATTTGCCCTCAGCTCAAACTCCCAA gaggaggtgagggagaacATCTCTCAGGGCATGGCCATCCTCGGCCCCACCTTCACCCTGGATGCTCTGGTAGAGTGTCTGGTCATTGGTGTCGGCACCATGTCAG GTGTGCCTCAGTTAGAGATCATGTGCTGTTTTGGCTGTATGTCTGTCCTGGCCAACTACTTTGTCTTTATGACCTTCTTCCCTGCGTGCGTCTCCCTCGTCCTGGAG ctgTCCAGGGAGAGTCGTGAGGGACGTCCAATCTGGCAACTGAGCCACTTCGCCCGTGTGCTGGCTGAAGAGGAGGACAACAAACCCAATCCTGTGACCCAGAGGGTGAAAATCATCATG TCTCTGGGCCTGGCCTTGGTTCACGCTCACAGTCGACTAGCAGCTGAACATCCGGGTCAGAACCGCACGGTGGAGGGGCCCATCGCTAAGAGACTGGAGTCAGCAGGAGGAACCATGTTGCCTCTGAAGCTCACCAG TATGGACCTGGAGCAGGTGATAACACTCGGTCTCGCCCTGCTCCTGGCTGTGAAGTACGTCTTCTTCGAGCAAACGGAGACGGAGTCGTCGCTGTCCCTCAAGAGTCCCATTATCagctcccctccccctctgaAGCCCCGGGTGGCAGCAGACTGCTGCAGGAGGGACCTCCCAGCCCCGAAGCCTCCCAACACGATGAACGGTACCTTAGcaaccacctccaccacctccacctcctcagctGTCTCCGACTCCAGACCTTCCCCTGAGGCTGACACAGCGTTCAGAGAGACTG AGGCGCCTCCTGCAGCCTCAGTGGACAACAGCCACTGTCTTCCATCTGCTGCAGATTCTCTCGCTCCGACACCTCGTTCTCCTCAGAGCAGCAGTTGTTCGGAGGCCCGGACGCTGGAGGAATGTATGGCCATCCTGTCAGACCCTCAG AGAGGTGCCAGTTTCCTGAGCAATAAAGAGGTGATGAACCTTGTGACCTCTCGTAAAATCCTCAACTACAAGCTGGAAGCTGTTCTCGACACTCCGGAGAGAGGCGTGGCCATCAGGAGGGACATGCTGTCACCCAAACTGCCTGTTCGCTCTGCCTTGGCCTCTCTGCCTTATAAGGACTACGACTATTCTAAG GTGATGGGCACCTGCTGTGAGAACGTGATTGGCTACATGCCGGTGCCGGTGGGAGTTGCTGGTCCTCTCCTGCTGGATGAGAAGCAGTTTCACGTTCCCATGGCGACCACAGAGGGTTGCCTGGTAGCGAGCACCAACAGAGGATGCAGAGCACTTTCT ATGAGCGGAGGCTGCCGCAGCAGGATCCTGGCTGACAGCATGACGAGGGGTCCTGTGGTGAGGCTGCCCTCGGCCTGCCGGGCTGCAGAGGTCAAAGGCTGGCTCGAGACCTCGGACGGGTTCAGAATGATCAAAGAGGCGTTCGACCACACCAGCAG GTTTGCTCGCctggagaagctgctggtgaGTGTCGCTGGGAGGAACTTGTACATTCGCTTCCAGTCTCAGACGGGAGACGCCATGGGCATGAACATGATCTCCAAG GGGACCGAGCAGGCTCTGCAGAGACTCCAGCAACAGTATCCAGATGTGCAGGTTCTGGCGGTCAGTGGGAACTACTGCACCGACAAGAAGTCCGCGGCCATAAACTGGATCATGGGTCGGGGGAAGTCTGCTGTGTGCGAAGCCACCGTCCCCGCCAAGGTGGTCAGAGAG GTGTTGAAAAGCAGCACAGCCGCTCTGGTGGAGCTGAACATCAACAAGAACTTGGTGGGCTCGGCCATGGCCGGCAGCATCGGAGGCTTTAATGCTCACGCTGCAAACATCGTAGCAGCGATCTACATCGCCTGTGGACAG GACCCGGCTCAGACTATAGGGAGCTCCAACTGCATCACTCAGATGGAGGCGGCGGGTCCAGACGGGGAGGATCTCTACATCAGCTGCAGTATGCCCTCCATAGAGCTGGGCACTGTGGGCGGAGGCACCAACCTGGCACCACAGCAGGCCTGTCTGCAG ATGCTCGGTGTTCAAGGCTCCAGCTCCAGCGAGCCGGGTGAGAACGCCCGTCAGCTGGCCCGGGTGGTCTGCGGCACGGTGCTGGCCGGGGAGCTCTCCCTGATGGCTGCTCTGGCTGCAGGACACCTCGTCAAGAGCCACATGACCCACAACAG atCTAAAGCAAACTTGCCAGAAACAAATTCTTCAGAGAAGACCGCGTGA